The DNA segment CCGGCGCGGCCCTTCTGATGGGAGCGGCGAACGGTGTGGTCGCGTTCTTCAGCACGCTGGGAACGAAGGTCCACTGATGCCGGCCCACTCGGCCCACCCCGGCGGCGCATCTCGCGTGCGCCGCCGGGCGTTGCTCGGTACCGCCGTCCTGGTGGTGCTCGTCGCCCTCGCCGGCCTCGCCGCCTACCTCACACGCGACGGCAGGACTCCCGCCAAAGCCGCCACTCATGCAACGGGTGCAACGGCCCCCTCGGAGCGACCGGCTTCGCCGCCCGCATCGCCATCATCGAGTACACACCATCACGCTCTTCCCGGGCCGCCCCGCACGCACAACCCGATCGCCTTCGGGAAGGCTGCGGCTGCGGCTCTGTGGTCGTACGACACACGGGCCTACTCGCAGACCAAGCTGCGCGGCGCGCTGCACGGTTGGCTGACTCCGGAAGCCAAGTACGCCGATGCGGCTTCGGTGGACGCGCTGGTTCCGTCGCCGGTGCTGTGGAAGGAGATGGCCGCCAACGGTCAGTTCGCCACCGCCACCGTGCACGAGGGTCACTTCCCCGATGCGTTCACCCGGGCGCTTCAGGAGGACCCCGGCGCGATCGCCACGGCGTACGTCTACGCGGTGACGGTCTCCGGGAAGCAGTCGATCGCCTGGAAGGGCTCGCCGGCCGGAGGCGCGGAGAGCCGCGTGATCACCCTCGCGGTGCAGTGCCGCCCCTCCCATCCCTGCGCTCTGGCCGGTGTCATGCCGGCCGTCGCGCCCTGACCACAACCTGAGAAAGGAGGCAGTGCCATGGCAGTGTGCGACTTGCCATTGATGGACAAGGTGTGCGGCGCCGTTGACTTCGCCGCCAACCCTGCCGGAACGGTGACGGACGGCATCGGAGCGTGGATCGCGAAGTCGGCGGGTGAACTGGCTGCCAGCGCCGCCGATCTCGCTGCGAAGGCCGTGGACAAGACCACGGCCATCGATCTCAACGCCGGTTGGTTCCGGGACAACTACGAGCTGCTGTTGCCCATCGGCCTCGCGCTGACCGTCGGCACGTTCTGCCTCCAGTTGATGCTCGCGGCCTGGCGCCGGGACGAGCGCGCCCTGGCCCAGGCAGCGATCGGCACCATGACCGGCGTGCTGTTCAGCTTCTGCGCCGTCACCTTCACCTCCGTCGCCATCACCGTGGTCGACGCCCTGTCCGACGGCCTGTTTCAAGCAGCCAACAGCTCCGTCGACGACGCGATCCGTCGCGTGGTCAGGGTCAACGAGCTGGGGGCGATGTTCGGGCTGGGCTGGTGTGTTCCCGCCCTGGTCGCCATCGGATGTGCCATCGGCGCGTTCCTGTACTGGGGCGTCATGGTGGCCCGCAAGGTCGGTGTCCTGATCATGGTCGCTCTCGCCGTCTTCGCTGGGGCCGGTGGCGGCTGGGAGGTCGCCAAGCGCTGGCGGCGCGGCTGGATCGAAGCCACCGCCACCCTGGTCGTCTCGAAACTCCTGATGACGGTCGTTTTCCTGATCGGCGTCTCGGCGATGGGCAAGTCGGATCCTCACGACGGCATGTCCGCCCTGTCCGACGCGATGGCCGGCATCGTCGTGATGGTCCTGGTCCTGCTCTGCCCCTACGCCACCTATAAGTTCGTCCACTGGGCGACGGACGGTGGCGGTCACGACGACATGCACCGCACTGGCATCGCGGGTTTGGCGGTCGCCGCTGGGGCCGCGAAGACCGCGGGCAGCATGGCGATGCGGATGGGCACCGGAACGCCGGCTCCGCAGGGTCCGAGCCAGGTTCCCGGCGCGGGCAGCGATGGTGTCGCCTCCGGCATCAACCCCTCCGGGGGCGCCCTCAGCAAGGAGGGGATCAACGCCGGAGCGCCCAAGCCCCAAACCCATTTCCGGTATGGCCAGGATCCGAACGCCTCCGGCGACATGGGGCAGCCGCTGATCCAGCGTCCGGGCATCCCGCCGCTGATCACCCGCCCCAGCGAGGCCCAAGGGGCAGGTCCTGAAGCGGGAACACCCGGCGCGAGCGGCAGCTTCGCTGTCCAGCCCGTGGGTGTCTCCGTCCCCGGCAGCAGCGCAACCCTCACCAGTTCCGCACCACCGGCCACGTCTGATCCTGCAGCGACCGGTTCACCCACTCCGGCGAGCTGGATATATCCCTCCCAGCCACCGTCGACGCCCTGACACCTCCGGCCTTGGGGGCGGGCCGCTCACCGCGGCCCCCCCCTCCCCCACCCGCCGATCACCTGGAGAGGAGTCCTCCGATGACCTGCAGAAGAACGCCACGTGCTCCGCCCCTTTCGTTCCCTCCGCTCTCCCTGGATTCGCCATGTCTGACACGTCCAAGGCCGTCGCGCCGACCGTGAAGTTCCCGCACCGCAGCAGGCGCGGCATCCTGCTCGGCCTGACCGCCCCGCAGCTGATCGCCGTGGGCCTCACCGGCCTGCTGCTGCTCGCCGTGATCCTTGCCCGCGGCGTGGTCGGCGCCCTCGAACTCATCCCGCTGTGGGCCGCCATCGCCTCCGTGGTGTTCGTTCGTTATCGCGGTCGCTCTCTGGCCGACTGGGCTCCGATCGTGACCCGGTACGTCCTGCGCCGGATGCGGGGCCAGTTGATCTGGCTCGTCCGCCCCTCCCGCCGGCCGGTCCGCGAAGGGCTCCTCCACCTGCCCGGCACCGCGGCGAGTCTGCGCGTGGTCACCGCCCCGGACGGCCGTTACGGCGCGGTCCACAACCCTCACACCGGCACCCTGACCGCCGTCGTGAAGGTCTCCTCCCGCGCCTACGCCCTGCTCGACGCCGGCACCCAGAGTGCCAACGTCTCCGGCTGGGGCCGCGCCCTGGCCGCGCTCGCCCGTACCGGCCAGGTCGCCCGAATCCAGGTGATCGAGCGCACCGTCCCCGACTCCGGTGACGCGCTGCGCCGGTACTGGGAAGAGCACGGCCACCCCGAGGCTCCGGTGGCGGGCGCCATCTACAGCGAGCTGATCCAGAGCGCGGGTCCGGCGGCGGCGCCGCACGAGGCGTACGTCGCGGTGTCCCTGGACACCAAGGCCGCCCGCCGCCTCATCAACCAGGCCGGCGGCGGCCTGACCGGCGCCTTCGCCGTCCTCACGCAGCTGACCTCGACCTTCGAACAGGCCGCACGGACCGCCGGGCTCAACCCCACCGGCTGGCTCACCGCGCGCGAGATCGCGGCCGTCGTACGCACCGCCTACGACCCCCAGGCCCTCGCGGCGCTGGATCGTTGGTCATCCGCGGGTCGTCCCGAGGCGGATCCGGGCGCTGCGGGGCCGGTGGTGGTGGTTGAGAAGGCGGATCACATCGCGACCGACTCTGCCGTCCATGCCACGTACTGGATCGAGAACTGGCCGAGGATCGAGACGTCGGCGGGGTTCCTGCACCAGCTGCTGTTCACCGCCGGGGTGCGCCGGACGCTGTCGCTGTCGTACGAGCCCAAGGGGCTGGATGCCGCGCTGCGCGATGTACAGCGCAAGAAGGCCAGCGTCATCGCGGACGCCGCCGAGCGAGCACGGCGCGGGCAGGTGGACTCCGAGGCGGACTCGATCGAGTACCAGGACATCAAGTCCCGTGAGCGGCAGCTCATCGCGGGGCACGCGGATGTCGCGCTGACCGGTCTGCTGACCGTCTCGGCCGACTCGGAGGAGGAGCTGCGGTCGGCCTGTGCGGTCGTGGAGACCGCCGCGGTCGGCGCTCAGCTCGACCTGCGGCCGCTGACCTGGCAGCAGGCCGAGGCGTTCACCGCCGCCGCCATGCCGCTCGCCCTCGCCGTCTGACCCCGGCCACTCCCGTTTCCTCGAAGGAGCTGCCTTCATGTCCCGCACCGTCCGTCCGGCCGCCGAGCAGGACTTCGTGCCCTTCGCCACCGCCGCGCTCGACTTCCACCGGGCCCTCAACATTCCCGGCGGGCCCCTGGTCACCACCCGGGCCGAGCTGGACGCCCTGCACTCCCACCTGGTGTCGCTGCATGGCCTGCTCGACGCCCATCTCGCCCGCACCGGCCGCCTCGTGCCGATCGAGGGCGACCATCTGCGCGCCACCGGTATCCGGATCTGGCAGGCCGCCGACCACGTCCACGCCGCCTACCACGCGGCACCCCGGCCGGGCACCGGTGACGTGCCCGAGCGCGAAGCCTGCCGGTCCGGGCTGCCCGAGGGCGCGCCGGAGCTGTCGATCTGCCAGCGCCACCAGCGCACCGCCCGCCTGGTCCGGCGCCGCACCACACCGGCCGACCTGCACGCGCCGTTCACCGGCCTCATCCGCCACTGACCCCGCCCCTGTCCGGAGAAACGTTCATGTCTCGCCATCGCGCCAGCGCCTCCCCCGTCTTCGTCCCCCGCAAGGCCTCCCGTTCCCAGCAGCGGGCCGCCCGCGCCGACTTCGCCGCAGCCCGCCGCCAGGCCCGCGTGGCCGGCGCGCCCGCGAAGCGACGCGCCGAGGACTCACTCGACCCGGAACTCGTGCCGACCTACCCGCCGACCGGACGCCCCGGTGCGGCCTCGGCCCGCGGGGGCAAGCTGGGGTTGCCCCCGCACCGGATGACCACCGCGACCGTCAGCGGCGCCTACCCGTTCCTCGCGGAGGGCGGGCTCGGCCCGGCGGGCATCTTCATCGGCCGTGACGTCCACGCGGAGGCCGCGTTCTGCTACGACCCGTTCTCCCTCTACAGCAGTGGCCGGATCGAGGGCTTTACCAATCCCAACGCTGTGCTCGCCGGGATCATCGGCATGGGAAAGTCGGCGCTCGCGAAGTCGATCGCCACCCGGGCGATCGCCCACGGCTACCGGATCTACGTGCCGTGTGACCCGAAGGGTGAGTGGACGGCCGTCGCGCAGGCGCTCGGCGGTTACAGCATCGCGCTGGGACCGGGCCTCCCGGGCCGGCTGAACCCGCTGGACGCTCCGGCCCGCCCCGCCTCGGTGAGCGAGGCCGACTGGTCCACCGAGGTCCGCAAGCGCCGCCTGCTGCTCCTGGCCGGCCTCGCGCGCACCGTGCTCAAGCGCGATCTGCTGCCCATGGAGCACACAGCCCTTGATCTCGCGCTCGACCTGGTCGTCGCCGAGGCCGACGCCTTCGGCACGGTGCCCCTGCTCGGCCAGATCGCGCACGTCCTCGGTTCGCCCCAGCGTCTCGATCAGGCTCTCGGCGACCGGAGCGGGCACATGGGCGCCGCCGCTCAGGACCTCGCGCACGCCCTGCGGCGTCTCGTGCACGGTGACCTGAGTGGCATGTTCGATGCTCCCTCGACGGTCGCCTTCGACCCGAGGACGCCCATGCTGTCCATCGACCTGTCCCGCCTCGGCGGCTCCGGCGACGACACCGCTCTCGTCCTGGCGATGACCTGCGCGAGCGCGTGGATGGAGTCCGCGCTCGCCGACCCCGATGGCGGCCGACGCTGGGTCATCTACGACGAGGCGTGGCGCGTGATGCGGCACGTCGGTCTCCTGGAGCGGATGCAGAGTCAGTGGAAGCTCTCCCGTGGCCTTGGCATCGCCAACCTGATGATCATTCACCGGCTCAGTGATCTGCTCAGCGCCGGTGATGCCGGCTCGCGCGGCCGGGTGCTGGCCGAGGGCCTTCTCGCCGACTGCTCCACCCGCATCATCTACCGCCAGGAGCCGGACCAGCTCGCCGCCGCAGCCTCGCTGCTGGGCCTTACCGGCGTCGAAACTCAGGCCGTGTCCGCCCTGACCAAGGGCCGTGGTCTGTGGAAAGTCGCAGGCCGAAGCTTCATCACGCAACACATCCTCCACCCCGCCGAACGTGAACTCTTCGACACCGACGCCCGCATGTCGGCCAAAAGCGCCGAGTTCACGAAAACTGAAGTGCCTTTGCTGCCTCTCCGGCTCCGTGAGGTGCAGCGATGAGTGCAGGTGAGGTCCCGAGTTCCCGTGAGCTACCACTCGGAGTCGGTATCGGGGTCGGCCTTCGCGAGGGCCAGGGTCTAGCGCATGGCTGCGTCGATTCCTCAAACTCACGCATCGAGGGCGGACATCCCATGCCACCTGGCCTGCAGCCCACTCCCACTACCCCACCCCTGAACGAACTCAGCGGCCTACAGACATGACGGAACCAGCACGCATGCCCACCTCCCCCGACTCCAATCCTGCAGCGCGCAGCCAACCACCTTTCGCCGACGACCCCATGCCGTGGCAGGCACGCGTCGAGGCGCTGGCCTCTGCCGCCGAGGCAATCAGGCAGGCATCTGATGCCTGGGATGCGATCTCGGACTCCTTCTGCGACCACGACGGCTGGCCCATCGACGAGCAGGGCTACGAGGACGGCAAGGTCGCCCGCGACGCCGCCGCGTGGGGGCACGTCGAGGTGTTCCTCGCGCACGGCCCCGAGGTCCTGGCCGGGATCCGGGGGGCCACCGAAGGCACCGATTACGTCGAAGGGCCGATCAGCGAAGACCTGCGCCGGCTGCGGGGAATCGACACCGTCCTCGAACGAGCAGGTCAGATCCGCCACGAGTGGGATCAGGTCCTGGCCCTCATGGAGGGTTCACAGCCCGGATCCCGCGAGCTCTACGCGAGTCAGGCGTACGAGATCCGAAACGCCGAAGGATGGCACTACGCCGACGAGTTGTCCTACCAAGGCCCGGCGCTCGCTCGCGCAGCTGGTTACTTGGCGGACCGGATCGACGGCGTTCAGCCCGCCTCAGCCGATCGTGTCCACGCAGCCCTCGCCCGATCGGTCTCCCTCAACCGCGGAAAACCGTCGGCCGCGCCCCCGCCGCCGACCGTGTCGAACGCGTCAGGTCCGCGACGTTCCCGCTGACGCCCTTAGCACCGAACTCCGGCGAGGCCAAAGGGCTCCATCCGCGGATCCTCATCGAACACCACCATCCCCAACAGCCCCGCGGCTTCGGCTTTCGCCGGTAAGCGGCGGGGCACTCCGCACGGAGAGCACATGCAACCCGATCAGCGCCTGGCCGTCCTCCAGCGCGAGGACCCACACGCCACCGCGCGCAGCAACGAAGCTGTTGCCCAACAGGCAGTTACTGACACGCCGGAGCGGGAGCACGGGTACGCCCACCTTCTCGCGCCGCTTCGGCAGCGCGGTCTGGAGTGCACGGTCGAGTACGGCCTCAGCGACTACATCGTCCGCGCCGAACTTCCCGACGGCAGCACGGTGATCGTCTCCCCGCCCCAGGAGCCTCCCACCGACCATCCTCCTGGATACCCCGAGAGCTGGTTGGTGACCCACGGACATCCTGACGACCCCGCGGTCCACGAAGTGATCTACGACTCAGAGTTCGGCGGCCCTGACGCCCGGCACGGGGGCAGCATCACGCACCTGCTCACCGCCATCAACGCACGTCTGGATCAGCAAGGTGGGCCTCCTCGATCGGACCCCCTGGGTGATGACGTGGCCGAGCGCCGCAGCGACCCCGGCGGGGTCCAGTCGCAACGAGTCGGGGCCGCTCGCACTGTTTCGCCAGCCATACGGCGCGCAGCCCCGGCGGCACGGCCAGAACCCCCAGTGGCACGCCCGGCCGTGCTTTCCCTCCCCCGCCCCTCGTCCGTACCCGGTCGCTGACCACCCCACCTGGGAGCCAGCCATGTCCCACAGCAGAACCGTCCGCACGCTCACCGCACTTCTCGCCGTTCCCGTACCGGATGGATCCGCCGTGCCCGCTTCCGATCACGACTCACTCCCCGACGTCGCCATCGGCCACCACCCCGACTTCGGCATCGTCGCCGCCAACCCCAAACAACTGGTCGCTAGCGCCTGGATGTTGACCAGGCTCGACTTTCAACCGGTACCAGGTCATCCGACGCTGTACGCGCTGAGCGACCAGCACCGTGACGGGCCGGCCCGCGCTGTGCGGGCTGCCGCCCTGCTGCGCCGGATCAACTACCAGGTAGACGTCGACGTCGCTCTCGATCCGTCGCCACCCCCCGCCCCGGATCGGCCTCACCGCCCACGCCCGGGAAGGGCCCCGGATGTCGCGTTCGCTGAGCACCCGCATCTCGGTGTGGTCGCGGCCACCGACGAATACTCCTCCGCTATCGGATCGCTCATCCTGGAGGAGCACGGCTGGCGGCACAACTCGAGCCTGGACATCTACACCCTGCCCATCACGATCGACCGCGACAACGCACTCGGCAAGGTCGCGGCGGCCACGGTGTCGATGCACCGGTCCGATCTCCAGGTGGCCGTCCAGCCCCGGCTCGCTCAGGACGTCGCCACGCGCCACACCGCACGTCCCGAGCACCGGCACAGCGTCACCACCCACGTCCTGGCGCCCCATGCCGCGGCCCTCGGCACGAGCCCGGCGCGTGCCGGCCTGCCCGGACACGTGTCGACGGCCGTTCCCGTCGCCTCCGCCCCGGCGCCCCGCCCGGTGGACCCCCGCTCCGCCTTCTCTCTCAACCGCTAGCTCAACTCCCTTAAGGAATAGTCCCCATGGCCGTGAAGACCGTCTGGCCCATCTCCCACTCTTGTGGACATAGCAGCGACCGTGACCTGTCCAACCGGGCCGCAGACCGTCGTGCAGGCTTCGCCGAGTGGCTCGCCACGCGCGATTGCAGCGACTGCTGGCGAGCCGCCAAGGAGGACTCAGGCCAGGACAAAGCCGCCTGGGTGGAGGCCAAGCGCGCCGAGGAGCGAGCCGAGTCCGAAGCCTGGTCGCAGCAGTACCGGATGCCACCGCTGGAAGGGACCGAGCGCGCCGTGGACTGGGGTGTGCGCTGCCGCCATCAGGTCCTGGACGCCGCCTACACCACCCTCGTCGTCGAAGGCCAGACCAGCGAGGCGGAATGGGAGGAGATAGAGGACACCGCGCGCGGCATCACCCGTGCCGGCTGGTGGCTGGATCAGCGCTCCTCCGATCCCGAGGACCTCACCGAGCTGCTCCAGGCTGCGACGGAAGCCGACCGGCCCGCCGAGAACCCCCACTTCTAACCTCCCGTTCCGGACCGAGGCGTCGCAGCCGCCGCCGTCTCGGTCCAGGAGGAGCAGCGTCTAGCAGTGTTCTCCGGCCGGTCCAAACCGCGGAGTCTGCGGATCCTCTCAGTCTGTCGGCCCGACTGATCGGGCGCCCGTTCGCCACCCATTCTGCGAGGTAGACGCCGTGATCGCCCATCTGCAGCGCGCCAGCGACACCGCCGGCCTGCTCGCGTCTTTGTACGGTCCGGGCGAGGACGGCGACCATGCCGACCCCCGGTTGGTCGCGGGGGACGGTCACGGCGCCCCGATCGACATGCTCGCCACGGCCGACACCTTGCCGTATCTGGCTCACGCCCTGGATGCGCCGGTCCAGCGTCTCGGGACCCGCGCTCCCGAGCAGCCGGTATGGGTCTGCTCGGTCCGCTCCGACCCCCGTCGCCCCGACCTCACCGATGCCCAGTGGAACGCCGTCGCCCGCCGGTTGGTGGCAGCCACCGGGCTA comes from the Streptomyces sp. NBC_00820 genome and includes:
- a CDS encoding SCO6881 family protein encodes the protein MAVCDLPLMDKVCGAVDFAANPAGTVTDGIGAWIAKSAGELAASAADLAAKAVDKTTAIDLNAGWFRDNYELLLPIGLALTVGTFCLQLMLAAWRRDERALAQAAIGTMTGVLFSFCAVTFTSVAITVVDALSDGLFQAANSSVDDAIRRVVRVNELGAMFGLGWCVPALVAIGCAIGAFLYWGVMVARKVGVLIMVALAVFAGAGGGWEVAKRWRRGWIEATATLVVSKLLMTVVFLIGVSAMGKSDPHDGMSALSDAMAGIVVMVLVLLCPYATYKFVHWATDGGGHDDMHRTGIAGLAVAAGAAKTAGSMAMRMGTGTPAPQGPSQVPGAGSDGVASGINPSGGALSKEGINAGAPKPQTHFRYGQDPNASGDMGQPLIQRPGIPPLITRPSEAQGAGPEAGTPGASGSFAVQPVGVSVPGSSATLTSSAPPATSDPAATGSPTPASWIYPSQPPSTP
- a CDS encoding ATP-binding protein translates to MSRHRASASPVFVPRKASRSQQRAARADFAAARRQARVAGAPAKRRAEDSLDPELVPTYPPTGRPGAASARGGKLGLPPHRMTTATVSGAYPFLAEGGLGPAGIFIGRDVHAEAAFCYDPFSLYSSGRIEGFTNPNAVLAGIIGMGKSALAKSIATRAIAHGYRIYVPCDPKGEWTAVAQALGGYSIALGPGLPGRLNPLDAPARPASVSEADWSTEVRKRRLLLLAGLARTVLKRDLLPMEHTALDLALDLVVAEADAFGTVPLLGQIAHVLGSPQRLDQALGDRSGHMGAAAQDLAHALRRLVHGDLSGMFDAPSTVAFDPRTPMLSIDLSRLGGSGDDTALVLAMTCASAWMESALADPDGGRRWVIYDEAWRVMRHVGLLERMQSQWKLSRGLGIANLMIIHRLSDLLSAGDAGSRGRVLAEGLLADCSTRIIYRQEPDQLAAAASLLGLTGVETQAVSALTKGRGLWKVAGRSFITQHILHPAERELFDTDARMSAKSAEFTKTEVPLLPLRLREVQR
- a CDS encoding DUF6238 family protein, whose amino-acid sequence is MSRTVRPAAEQDFVPFATAALDFHRALNIPGGPLVTTRAELDALHSHLVSLHGLLDAHLARTGRLVPIEGDHLRATGIRIWQAADHVHAAYHAAPRPGTGDVPEREACRSGLPEGAPELSICQRHQRTARLVRRRTTPADLHAPFTGLIRH
- a CDS encoding SCO6880 family protein, with translation MSDTSKAVAPTVKFPHRSRRGILLGLTAPQLIAVGLTGLLLLAVILARGVVGALELIPLWAAIASVVFVRYRGRSLADWAPIVTRYVLRRMRGQLIWLVRPSRRPVREGLLHLPGTAASLRVVTAPDGRYGAVHNPHTGTLTAVVKVSSRAYALLDAGTQSANVSGWGRALAALARTGQVARIQVIERTVPDSGDALRRYWEEHGHPEAPVAGAIYSELIQSAGPAAAPHEAYVAVSLDTKAARRLINQAGGGLTGAFAVLTQLTSTFEQAARTAGLNPTGWLTAREIAAVVRTAYDPQALAALDRWSSAGRPEADPGAAGPVVVVEKADHIATDSAVHATYWIENWPRIETSAGFLHQLLFTAGVRRTLSLSYEPKGLDAALRDVQRKKASVIADAAERARRGQVDSEADSIEYQDIKSRERQLIAGHADVALTGLLTVSADSEEELRSACAVVETAAVGAQLDLRPLTWQQAEAFTAAAMPLALAV